The following is a genomic window from Coriobacteriaceae bacterium.
GGCGCCTCCCAAGAATCAACCCGGGAGGTATCGATCTCGAGCGTGTGCTCGTCGAGAACATCGATCGTAGCGCCCATACCCTTGAGCACCTTGCCCATCACGTGGACATCGGAAATATCAGGCACGTTCTGCAGCGTCGTCTTGCCCGGCGCCAGAAGCGTTGCCGCCATAAGTTTGAGCGCGGAGTTCTTGGCACCCGAAACAGGCACGGAACCTCCGATGGCGTGGCCACCCTCAACGCGGATAATATCCAAGGTCTACCCTTTCAAAAAGCATGCCCGGGGTGGCTGGGCCATCCCGGGCATGATGTGTTCGCAAATGGTCGAACGCTAAAACGTCTGACTATTGGGCAAGCTTGAGCTTACACCATGCGATTTCATTATAGAGGTAGGCGCGGCGTGCATCATCCTCCGACAAATTACCCAGCTTCTCTTCAAAACCTTGAATATCGGCTTTAACCTTGTCGGCGTCGACGGTCGCCAAATCGCAAGCGCGCTCGGCGAGAACGGTCACGACATCGTCCGCAACCTGGGCATAGCCGCCGGCCACGGCAAACGTGTGGTCGACAGTGCCCATGGCCTTATCGGAAACGCGAACGTAACCGCGGTCGATCGTGCAGATTTCGCTGGAGTGAGCAGGCAGAACGCCAAACTCGCCATCCGTGGACGGAATCGACACAAACGCAGCGTCGCCCTCATAGGCGCAGCTCACGGGGCACACGATGCGGATACGCATAACCTACTTCTCCCCCATCTTGCGGGCGCGCTCGCGCACGTCCTCAATCGTGGAAGCATAGCGGAACGCCTGCTCGGGCAGGTCATCGGCCTTACCGTCGACAATCTCGGCGAAGGAGCGGACGGTATCCTCGACGCGGACGTAGACACCGGGGTTGCCGGTGAACTTCTCGGCGACGTGGAAGGACTGGGAGAGGAACTGCTGGATCTTACGGGCACGGTTGACCGTAAGGCGCTGCTCCTCGGACAGCTCGTCCATACCCAGAATGGCGATGATGTCCTGAAGGTCGGAGTACTCCTGCAGAAGCTCCTGGACCTTGACGGCGACACGGTAGTGCTCCTCGCCGACGATCGAGGGATCGAGAGCGTCGGAGGAAGACGCGAGCGGGTCGATAGCCGGGAACAGACCGAGCGACGAAATGCTACGCGAAAGAACTGTGGTGGCGTCGAGGTGCGTAAACGTCGTGGCAGGCGCCGGGTCGGTCAGGTCGTCTGCAGGGACGTAGACAGCCTGGACGGAGGTAATGGAACCCGTCTTGGTCGAGGTAATGCGCTCCTGGAGGTCACCCATCTCGGTAGCCAGCGTAGGCTGGTAACCGACGGCGGACGGCATACGACCCAGCAGTGCGGAAACCTCGGAACCGGCCTGGGAGAAGCGGAAGATGTTGTCGATGAACAGCAGAACGTCCTGGCCACGATCGCGGAAGTACTCAGCGGTGGTAAGGCCAGCCAGACCGATGCGCAGACGCGCTCCAGGCGGCTCGTTCATCTGACCATAGACCAAGCAGGTCTTGTCGATAACGCCAGACTCGCTCATCTCGAGGAACAGGTCGGTGCCCTCACGAGTACGCTCGCCGACACCGGTGAACACCGAGGTGCCGCCGTGCTCCTGGGCGAGGTTGTTGATGAGCTCCTGAATCAGAACGGTCTTGCCGACGCCGGCGCCGCCGAACAGGCCCGTTTTGCCGCCACGGATGTAGGGCTCGAGCAG
Proteins encoded in this region:
- the atpC gene encoding ATP synthase F1 subunit epsilon, which codes for MRIRIVCPVSCAYEGDAAFVSIPSTDGEFGVLPAHSSEICTIDRGYVRVSDKAMGTVDHTFAVAGGYAQVADDVVTVLAERACDLATVDADKVKADIQGFEEKLGNLSEDDARRAYLYNEIAWCKLKLAQ
- the atpD gene encoding F0F1 ATP synthase subunit beta; this encodes MANNTVKLAVEEATKKTTAGDGRIVRIIGPVVDVKFDGAVPPIYNALTVEAETPIGHLSTILEVESQLPGGVVRTVAMSSTDGLQRGLTATDTGEPMKMPVGPKTLGRIWNVMGKPVDGKPMPEVEEFYPIHHAAPRFDELTTKTEIFETGIKAVDLLEPYIRGGKTGLFGGAGVGKTVLIQELINNLAQEHGGTSVFTGVGERTREGTDLFLEMSESGVIDKTCLVYGQMNEPPGARLRIGLAGLTTAEYFRDRGQDVLLFIDNIFRFSQAGSEVSALLGRMPSAVGYQPTLATEMGDLQERITSTKTGSITSVQAVYVPADDLTDPAPATTFTHLDATTVLSRSISSLGLFPAIDPLASSSDALDPSIVGEEHYRVAVKVQELLQEYSDLQDIIAILGMDELSEEQRLTVNRARKIQQFLSQSFHVAEKFTGNPGVYVRVEDTVRSFAEIVDGKADDLPEQAFRYASTIEDVRERARKMGEK